A section of the Rummeliibacillus pycnus genome encodes:
- the gpsB gene encoding cell division regulator GpsB, with the protein MDMDIKLSAKIILDKDFKTGIRGYSQDEVDQFLDIIIQDYESFEKALAKKQEEIDLLKNELKTAQSQSGSQESRRQAPSSAYANNTNFDILKRIANLEKHVFGDKLYD; encoded by the coding sequence ATGGATATGGACATTAAATTATCAGCAAAAATAATTTTAGATAAAGATTTTAAAACAGGAATTAGAGGATATAGCCAAGATGAAGTAGATCAATTTTTAGATATTATCATACAAGACTATGAATCTTTTGAAAAAGCATTAGCAAAAAAACAAGAAGAAATTGATTTGTTGAAAAACGAGTTAAAAACAGCGCAGTCACAATCAGGATCACAAGAATCAAGACGTCAAGCACCATCTTCAGCTTATGCTAATAATACAAATTTTGATATTTTAAAACGTATTGCCAATTTAGAGAAACACGTATTTGGCGATAAACTTTATGATTAA
- a CDS encoding YpoC family protein has product MIECKKEAITKGIVDQWMNEWGILRKSIHQSHTVRDGKAKEIMLQAIQLYESFVLNASNRQDLPLENEQYEILPVNAIERLSFIKTRPGQYACYRQLDELFIETKKKCARLRLKH; this is encoded by the coding sequence ATGATTGAATGCAAGAAAGAGGCAATTACAAAGGGAATTGTGGATCAATGGATGAATGAATGGGGAATATTAAGAAAATCTATTCATCAATCACATACAGTAAGAGATGGCAAAGCGAAAGAAATCATGTTACAAGCTATACAATTGTATGAATCCTTTGTTTTGAATGCATCTAACAGACAAGATCTTCCATTAGAAAATGAACAATATGAAATTCTACCAGTAAATGCAATAGAAAGACTTTCTTTTATTAAGACTCGTCCAGGACAATATGCATGCTATCGTCAGTTAGATGAATTATTTATAGAAACGAAAAAAAAATGTGCAAGATTGCGGTTAAAACACTAA
- a CDS encoding putative bifunctional diguanylate cyclase/phosphodiesterase, with protein MMKQDFQLTISQANISDNCKYITPRILDAISEGVMLTDVNSRIVEVNPAFEFVTGYKREEVIGKKPDVLQSGVHGIEFYKRMWNDLCQKGEWQGEIWNRRKTGDIYPEWLKIMKVHNNDGSIIGYCGVFSDLSDEKIYETELKKRAMTDSLTGISNRFAFGERMNVLLNSSKGHNFKHAILFLDLDRFKQVNDTLGHAVGDQLLVQVTKRIQNLLKNKDILARYGGDEFVITFTDIHHPREAVHLGEKIIHLLEEPFIIEDQKLYISSSIGISIYPHDGEETEILLNKADKAMYYAKENGKNQFAFYFDELHTDAKRALLLDNELRRAIEQKSFELYYQPKVDSKKHQIIGIEALVRWNNDKLGNVSPAEFIPYAEDTGLIIPLSECIINRACQDAHILAQSGFKNVPIAINISSIHFHQQGFIQSIEQIFMKNNLPARQFELELTERTIMNNERETIRKLVKLKQMGFKLSIDDFGTGYSSLSYLVQFPLNYLKIDRSFIQYICSLNDNQAVVDAIIQMAHRLHMKVIAEGVETIEQVKLLDSMDCDMIQGYYYSKPLSLDKLMEFLEFWELELEGK; from the coding sequence ATGATGAAACAAGATTTTCAATTAACAATTAGCCAAGCCAATATTTCCGACAATTGTAAATACATAACACCAAGAATCCTTGATGCAATTTCAGAAGGAGTAATGCTTACTGACGTAAATAGTAGAATTGTAGAAGTAAATCCTGCTTTTGAATTTGTTACTGGTTATAAACGAGAAGAAGTAATAGGAAAAAAACCAGATGTACTACAATCTGGCGTTCATGGAATTGAATTTTATAAACGAATGTGGAATGATCTCTGTCAAAAAGGCGAATGGCAAGGAGAAATATGGAATCGTCGAAAGACAGGAGACATTTACCCAGAGTGGCTTAAAATTATGAAAGTACATAATAATGATGGAAGTATTATTGGGTATTGTGGGGTATTTTCGGATTTATCAGATGAGAAAATATATGAGACAGAATTAAAAAAACGCGCTATGACAGACTCCTTAACGGGTATATCCAATCGTTTTGCTTTTGGGGAACGTATGAATGTTCTATTAAATTCATCAAAAGGGCATAATTTTAAACATGCCATTTTATTCTTGGATTTAGACCGGTTTAAACAAGTGAATGATACACTTGGCCATGCTGTTGGTGATCAGTTACTAGTGCAAGTTACGAAGCGGATACAAAATTTGTTGAAAAACAAAGATATATTGGCTCGCTACGGAGGCGATGAATTTGTTATTACATTTACAGATATCCATCATCCTCGCGAAGCTGTTCATTTGGGTGAAAAGATTATACATTTATTAGAAGAACCATTTATCATAGAAGATCAAAAATTATATATATCTTCAAGTATAGGTATAAGTATTTATCCTCATGATGGAGAAGAAACAGAGATATTGTTAAATAAAGCTGATAAAGCAATGTATTATGCAAAAGAGAATGGAAAAAATCAATTTGCGTTTTATTTTGATGAATTACATACCGATGCAAAACGGGCATTACTTTTAGATAATGAGTTAAGAAGGGCAATTGAGCAAAAAAGCTTTGAACTATACTATCAACCAAAAGTTGATAGTAAAAAACACCAAATTATTGGTATTGAAGCACTTGTAAGATGGAATAATGATAAATTAGGAAATGTTTCACCTGCTGAATTTATTCCGTATGCAGAAGATACTGGATTAATTATACCGTTAAGTGAGTGTATTATTAATCGTGCATGTCAAGATGCACATATTCTAGCACAATCAGGTTTTAAAAATGTGCCGATTGCCATAAATATATCAAGTATTCATTTTCACCAGCAAGGTTTTATTCAATCTATTGAACAAATTTTTATGAAAAATAATTTACCAGCAAGACAATTTGAATTAGAACTAACAGAACGTACTATAATGAATAATGAAAGAGAAACCATACGGAAATTAGTAAAATTAAAACAAATGGGATTTAAACTCTCAATTGATGATTTTGGTACTGGTTATTCATCACTTAGTTATTTGGTACAATTTCCATTAAATTATTTGAAAATTGATCGAAGTTTTATTCAATATATTTGCTCATTAAATGATAATCAGGCTGTTGTTGATGCAATTATTCAAATGGCACATCGCTTACATATGAAAGTAATTGCAGAAGGCGTTGAGACTATCGAACAAGTGAAATTGCTCGATAGTATGGATTGTGATATGATTCAAGGATATTACTATTCAAAACCTCTTTCATTAGATAAACTTATGGAATTCCTAGAATTTTGGGAATTAGAGTTAGAAGGGAAGTAA
- a CDS encoding DEAD/DEAH box helicase — translation MSKRKSIEELLQEWQSNPEMQDRVEYVYTIPAQPAKLVDFPSNLHPSLVKALHSRGIEQLYSHQREAFEYATNGQSFTAVTPTASGKSLCYHLPVLQSIIENRESRAIYLFPTKALAQDQKSYLNKLIEDSGEEILSYTYDGDTAPGIRQKVRKAGHIVMTNPDMLHSGILPHHTKWVSLFENLQYIVVDELHTYKGVFGSHVSHVLRRLLRICHFYGSHPVFICTSATIKNPKELAENLTNTKHKLITNNGAPTGKKTFLFYNPPIIHPTFGVRRSAILEVRDLAKELYNSKIQTIIFAKSRVRVEMLVTYMKSLTVKKIQDETIRGYRGGYLPSERRVIEKGLRDGTIQCVVSTNALELGVDIGQLQACIMTGYPGNIASAWQQAGRAGRRQDDALIIFVAQSTALDQYIIKHPQYLFESSPEEARVYPENMLILMDHLKCAAFELPFRVEDTYAEFGVQDFLAYLQEEGVLLKTSDKWHWMSDSFPAHDISLRSASQENVVIIDQSIPAHTKVIGEMDRYSALTLLHEEAIYLHQGTQFQVEKLDWEEKKAYVREVDVDYFTDANLAVELKVISEDKSRMIKNAEVAFGDIMTLATATIFKKIRFGTHDNIGSGPIHLPPEELHTSGTWLSFDHPLQWKEDDLTGAMTGVAYAMNSFIPLFIQSDRNDVHVVPQVKATHSEKPTFFVYDRYPGGIGLSERVYDLWEDLLYHVYDHVASCPCQNGCPSCIGAQDLTSNGKKQVLKFLKSILLAELDD, via the coding sequence ATGAGTAAAAGAAAATCTATTGAGGAATTACTACAAGAATGGCAATCTAATCCTGAAATGCAAGACAGGGTTGAATATGTATATACAATACCTGCTCAACCGGCAAAATTAGTTGATTTTCCGAGTAATTTACATCCATCCCTTGTAAAGGCATTACACAGTAGAGGGATAGAGCAACTGTACTCTCATCAAAGAGAGGCATTTGAATATGCAACAAATGGACAATCATTTACAGCTGTAACACCAACTGCTTCGGGTAAATCATTATGTTATCATTTACCTGTTCTACAATCCATAATAGAGAATAGGGAATCTAGAGCAATCTATTTATTTCCAACGAAGGCACTTGCTCAAGATCAAAAAAGTTATTTAAATAAGTTAATCGAGGATAGTGGAGAAGAAATTTTAAGCTATACATATGATGGAGATACTGCACCTGGAATTCGGCAAAAAGTACGTAAAGCAGGACATATTGTGATGACTAATCCAGATATGCTACATTCAGGAATACTTCCACATCATACAAAATGGGTTTCACTATTTGAAAATTTACAGTATATTGTCGTGGATGAGTTGCATACGTATAAAGGAGTCTTTGGTTCACACGTATCACATGTACTAAGGCGCCTTCTTCGAATTTGCCACTTTTATGGTAGCCATCCAGTTTTTATTTGTACATCAGCTACTATAAAAAATCCAAAAGAATTAGCAGAAAACTTAACCAATACAAAACACAAGCTAATCACTAATAATGGTGCACCTACTGGAAAGAAAACGTTTTTATTTTATAATCCACCAATCATTCATCCGACGTTCGGAGTTAGAAGAAGTGCTATTTTAGAAGTAAGAGATTTGGCGAAGGAATTGTATAATTCAAAAATTCAAACGATTATCTTTGCTAAGAGTAGAGTAAGGGTTGAGATGCTTGTTACTTATATGAAATCACTTACAGTAAAGAAAATCCAGGATGAAACAATTCGCGGATATCGTGGGGGCTATTTGCCTTCTGAGCGTAGAGTAATTGAAAAAGGATTACGAGATGGCACAATTCAATGTGTTGTTTCAACAAATGCTTTAGAACTAGGGGTTGATATTGGTCAATTACAAGCTTGTATCATGACGGGTTATCCAGGCAATATTGCAAGTGCATGGCAACAAGCAGGACGTGCTGGTAGAAGACAAGATGATGCGTTAATCATTTTTGTAGCTCAGTCTACTGCATTGGATCAATATATTATAAAACATCCACAGTATTTATTTGAAAGCTCACCTGAAGAAGCAAGAGTTTACCCAGAAAACATGTTAATTCTTATGGACCATTTAAAATGTGCTGCATTTGAATTACCATTTCGAGTAGAAGATACGTATGCAGAATTTGGTGTACAAGATTTCCTTGCATACTTACAAGAAGAGGGAGTACTTCTAAAAACATCTGATAAATGGCATTGGATGAGTGATAGTTTTCCAGCTCATGACATTAGTCTAAGATCAGCCTCTCAGGAGAATGTTGTAATCATCGATCAATCTATCCCAGCACATACTAAAGTCATTGGTGAAATGGATCGCTATAGTGCATTAACATTACTTCATGAAGAGGCAATCTATTTACATCAAGGAACTCAATTTCAAGTTGAAAAATTAGATTGGGAAGAGAAAAAAGCTTATGTTCGAGAAGTAGATGTTGATTATTTTACAGATGCTAATCTAGCAGTGGAACTAAAAGTTATTAGTGAAGATAAAAGTAGAATGATTAAAAATGCGGAGGTAGCATTTGGGGATATCATGACCCTTGCTACGGCTACAATTTTCAAAAAAATACGATTTGGAACTCATGACAATATTGGAAGCGGTCCAATCCATTTGCCACCTGAAGAACTTCATACAAGTGGGACATGGCTTTCTTTTGACCACCCTCTTCAATGGAAAGAAGATGACCTAACTGGGGCGATGACAGGTGTTGCATATGCGATGAATAGTTTTATACCATTATTTATTCAAAGCGATCGAAATGATGTTCATGTTGTGCCACAAGTAAAAGCAACTCATTCAGAAAAGCCCACTTTTTTTGTTTATGATCGCTATCCAGGAGGAATTGGATTAAGTGAGCGCGTATATGATTTGTGGGAAGATTTGTTGTATCATGTCTATGATCATGTAGCGAGCTGTCCTTGTCAAAATGGCTGTCCTTCATGTATAGGAGCACAAGATTTAACTAGCAATGGAAAAAAACAAGTATTAAAATTCTTAAAATCAATATTATTAGCAGAGTTGGATGATTAA
- a CDS encoding PBP1A family penicillin-binding protein, with amino-acid sequence MDQQVNSRQQRKQLEEQQRKRHTKKKGPSGPKGPRGSWLKKIVIAILALGIAMFVVGASVFAIYAAQAPKLDEELLKDPVSTKFYDANGKVFYTMGDQQREHVNYQDIPKGMRDAIIATEDSRFFEHHGIDFYRLGGAVLANLRFGFGAQGGSTLTQQVIKNSFLNNGKTLKRKAQEAYLAIQLEREYSKEEIFEMYFNKVLMSGRIYGFGTAAKYFYGKKLKDLTLDEEAVLAGMPQAPNSYNPFKNPDLAEKRRNIVLQLMYQHKKITKQEMEAAMKVDIRKGLLPESKRKTASTSKYDAFIDVVLKELAENGDEKALEEGVNVYTTLDPSAQKIVEKTMNNSANFPTKDIQSGMAVIDTQTGAIAAVGGGRNYGPERGFNYAEALTNRQPGSTMKPLIDYGPAIENLKWSTGQTIVDEPMTYTGTNQQINNFDHQYKGTITIRQALYNSRNIPAVKTFKEVGTDKAKSFIKNLGIEANNVTESDAIGGGKINLSPIEMAGAYAAFGNNGIYTKPHAIKKIVYRDGKTAKSYTPDPLPAMSDYTAYMVTDMLRDVVSSKYGASGTAAGIPGLDVAGKTGTTNYSTQQFTDYGLPASAVPDSWFAGYTTKYSIAVWSGYADYKNPITTSAERVLPQQLFRTVMSQISANTQTPNFQQPSSVVRIGSELYVKGKQPVSYTPKVENKDTQKLSAPTGLKASYDDQSKAINLSWSHDASGNGSPTFKVSVSVDGGGSQTLTETPNNSFTYNGAEDGKTYVFSVVAVADGKTSSAATTTIQIQAATPKPDVTKPDQTQTPTSPDQTQNPNAPTDSNNQGNTGNTGNTDNTGGNTDQNNQSDQQNQGNSNGNGNGNGDGTDNSSKNNGNGNGNNKANLNSVNRKTTPDQQYQSQAQ; translated from the coding sequence GTGGATCAACAAGTCAATTCTCGACAACAACGAAAGCAACTAGAAGAACAACAGAGAAAACGACATACAAAGAAAAAAGGGCCTAGTGGTCCAAAAGGGCCCAGAGGTTCTTGGCTTAAAAAGATAGTAATAGCCATTTTGGCTTTAGGTATAGCAATGTTTGTTGTTGGTGCATCTGTTTTTGCAATCTATGCTGCACAAGCACCAAAACTAGATGAAGAACTATTAAAAGACCCCGTATCAACGAAATTCTATGATGCGAATGGTAAGGTATTCTATACAATGGGTGATCAGCAACGAGAACATGTAAATTATCAGGATATACCAAAAGGGATGAGGGATGCAATTATCGCAACCGAAGACTCGCGTTTCTTCGAACATCACGGTATTGACTTTTATCGTTTAGGTGGTGCGGTTTTAGCAAACTTACGCTTTGGTTTCGGTGCACAAGGTGGTAGTACATTAACGCAACAAGTTATTAAAAACTCCTTTTTAAATAATGGGAAAACATTAAAACGTAAAGCTCAAGAAGCTTATTTGGCCATTCAGCTTGAACGTGAGTATTCCAAAGAAGAAATTTTCGAAATGTACTTTAACAAAGTATTAATGTCTGGTCGTATTTATGGTTTTGGTACTGCGGCAAAATACTTCTATGGAAAAAAATTAAAGGACTTAACTTTAGATGAAGAAGCAGTTTTAGCTGGTATGCCACAAGCACCAAACAGCTATAACCCATTCAAAAACCCAGATCTTGCTGAAAAACGTCGTAATATTGTTTTACAATTGATGTATCAACATAAGAAAATTACAAAGCAAGAAATGGAAGCTGCTATGAAAGTAGATATTAGAAAAGGACTTCTTCCAGAAAGCAAACGTAAAACTGCTTCTACTTCTAAATATGATGCATTTATTGATGTTGTATTAAAAGAGTTAGCCGAAAATGGAGATGAAAAGGCGTTAGAAGAAGGTGTGAATGTTTATACAACATTAGATCCTTCAGCGCAAAAAATCGTTGAAAAAACAATGAATAATTCTGCTAACTTCCCTACAAAGGATATTCAATCAGGTATGGCCGTTATTGATACGCAAACTGGTGCAATAGCAGCTGTTGGCGGCGGTCGTAACTATGGTCCAGAGCGTGGATTTAACTATGCTGAAGCATTAACAAATCGTCAACCAGGTTCAACAATGAAACCATTAATCGATTATGGTCCTGCTATTGAAAACCTAAAATGGTCAACAGGCCAAACAATTGTCGATGAGCCTATGACTTATACAGGTACAAATCAACAAATTAACAACTTTGACCATCAATACAAGGGGACTATTACAATTCGACAAGCACTCTATAATTCACGTAATATCCCTGCAGTTAAAACGTTTAAAGAAGTTGGTACCGATAAAGCTAAATCATTTATAAAAAATCTCGGCATTGAAGCTAATAATGTTACAGAATCTGATGCAATAGGCGGTGGTAAGATTAACCTATCTCCAATTGAAATGGCAGGTGCCTATGCAGCGTTTGGGAATAATGGTATTTATACAAAACCACATGCGATTAAGAAAATTGTTTACCGTGATGGAAAAACAGCTAAATCCTATACACCAGATCCTTTACCTGCAATGAGCGATTATACAGCATATATGGTAACAGATATGCTTCGCGATGTAGTAAGTTCTAAATACGGTGCTTCAGGTACTGCTGCAGGCATTCCTGGGTTAGATGTTGCAGGGAAAACTGGTACAACTAACTATAGTACGCAGCAATTTACTGATTACGGACTTCCTGCCTCAGCTGTTCCTGATTCATGGTTTGCTGGGTATACAACTAAATATTCAATTGCTGTTTGGAGTGGTTATGCTGATTATAAAAATCCAATAACAACTAGTGCAGAACGAGTTCTTCCGCAACAATTATTTAGAACTGTTATGTCTCAAATTTCAGCAAACACGCAAACACCTAATTTCCAACAACCAAGTTCAGTTGTGCGTATAGGTAGTGAATTATATGTAAAAGGAAAACAGCCAGTATCATACACACCTAAAGTTGAAAATAAAGATACCCAAAAATTAAGTGCTCCAACGGGATTAAAAGCTTCTTATGATGATCAATCAAAAGCTATTAATTTATCTTGGTCACATGATGCTAGTGGTAATGGATCACCAACATTTAAAGTCTCAGTTTCTGTAGATGGTGGGGGTTCTCAAACTTTAACGGAAACCCCTAATAATTCATTTACCTATAATGGGGCAGAAGATGGGAAGACTTATGTATTCTCAGTAGTAGCAGTTGCGGATGGCAAAACAAGTAGTGCTGCAACAACAACTATCCAAATTCAAGCAGCAACACCTAAACCTGATGTAACAAAACCTGATCAAACACAGACTCCAACGTCTCCTGATCAAACGCAAAATCCAAATGCACCAACAGATAGTAACAATCAAGGCAATACTGGCAATACTGGCAATACTGACAATACTGGCGGTAATACAGACCAAAATAACCAATCCGATCAGCAAAATCAAGGTAATTCGAACGGAAATGGTAATGGCAACGGTGATGGTACTGATAATTCTTCCAAAAATAATGGGAATGGAAACGGAAATAACAAAGCAAATTTAAATAGTGTAAACAGAAAAACTACACCTGATCAGCAATATCAATCACAAGCCCAATAA
- a CDS encoding THUMP domain-containing class I SAM-dependent RNA methyltransferase: MTKFQLVATAAMGLESIVADELKALGYTTTTENGKVYFEGDEKDIAKTNLWLRVADRVKIVAGKFPAKTFEQLFEGVRAIEWEKYLPVDAEFPVSGKSVKSKLFSVPDCQAITKKAIVERMKYYYKRLGFLEETGPKYKIEVSILKDEAMLTIDTSGAGLHKRGYRLEQGEAPLKETLAAALVYISKWHPNRPFVDPFCGSGTIALEAAMIGQNMAPGYNRDFISEDWPWMKQKIWDEMRMEVEDVANYDQPLQIFGSDIDHRMVEIAKTNAREAGFADLISWKQMQVTDFTTQLTDGVMIGNPPYGERIGDKEVLEKMIHDMGIMMSKYPSWSVYMLSSMENFETLYGKKATKKRKLFNGFIKTDYYQFWGKRTPKHD; encoded by the coding sequence ATGACAAAATTTCAATTAGTAGCAACAGCTGCTATGGGGCTAGAATCTATTGTAGCTGATGAACTAAAAGCTTTAGGATATACGACAACTACTGAAAATGGAAAAGTATATTTTGAAGGCGATGAGAAGGATATTGCTAAAACAAATTTATGGTTACGGGTAGCAGACCGTGTAAAAATTGTAGCGGGGAAATTTCCTGCCAAAACATTTGAACAATTATTTGAAGGTGTTCGAGCAATCGAATGGGAAAAGTATTTGCCTGTTGATGCTGAATTTCCAGTTTCAGGTAAATCAGTAAAATCAAAATTGTTTAGTGTTCCTGATTGTCAAGCAATTACAAAAAAAGCCATTGTTGAACGAATGAAATACTATTATAAGCGACTTGGCTTCCTTGAAGAAACCGGTCCAAAATATAAGATTGAAGTATCAATTTTAAAAGACGAAGCAATGTTAACCATTGATACTAGTGGAGCTGGCTTGCACAAGCGTGGCTACCGTTTAGAGCAAGGGGAAGCACCTTTAAAAGAAACGTTAGCTGCGGCACTTGTTTATATATCTAAATGGCATCCAAATCGTCCATTTGTAGATCCTTTTTGTGGTTCAGGAACGATCGCATTAGAAGCTGCAATGATTGGGCAAAATATGGCTCCAGGCTATAATCGTGATTTCATAAGTGAGGACTGGCCGTGGATGAAGCAAAAAATTTGGGATGAAATGCGCATGGAAGTTGAAGATGTTGCAAATTATGATCAACCTCTTCAAATTTTTGGCTCAGATATTGATCATCGCATGGTTGAAATTGCGAAAACAAATGCCCGTGAGGCTGGGTTTGCTGATTTGATTTCATGGAAACAAATGCAAGTAACGGATTTTACAACGCAACTAACAGATGGTGTCATGATTGGCAATCCTCCATATGGTGAACGTATTGGGGACAAAGAAGTACTTGAAAAAATGATACATGATATGGGTATTATGATGAGTAAGTATCCTTCATGGTCAGTTTATATGTTATCTTCAATGGAAAACTTTGAAACATTATATGGAAAAAAAGCAACAAAGAAACGTAAATTATTTAATGGATTTATCAAGACAGATTACTATCAATTTTGGGGTAAACGTACACCAAAACATGATTAA
- a CDS encoding YppE family protein, which translates to MCVLLQSLTEELLEECKECWQRFLKMRETDTSPDFFKDVKPQADLYHQKLLMWKNEVEKWIDMNKPKYIHKIQIQNAVESMDQFIVQSFYPKTSKKRLFQSIQSVIYTLETLQRLLQKDE; encoded by the coding sequence GTGTGTGTATTGTTACAAAGTTTAACAGAAGAATTACTAGAAGAATGTAAAGAATGTTGGCAGCGATTTCTGAAAATGAGGGAAACAGACACATCTCCTGATTTTTTTAAAGATGTAAAGCCTCAAGCTGATTTATATCATCAAAAGTTGTTAATGTGGAAAAATGAAGTTGAAAAATGGATCGATATGAATAAGCCAAAATATATACACAAAATTCAAATACAAAATGCTGTAGAGTCAATGGATCAGTTTATTGTTCAATCTTTCTATCCAAAAACAAGTAAAAAACGATTATTTCAATCGATTCAATCGGTTATATATACATTAGAGACATTGCAACGTTTATTACAAAAGGATGAGTAA
- a CDS encoding ribonuclease H-like domain-containing protein, with protein sequence MSYENKILQMKKMLKKVTKTEHESKKVFQKPCVPSYAKRWEEAGLKRIENDYGIVFLLEKHYSADYQHGKFHLGELYDAFQLWQSSNLKHPIALTDETNLVFYDTETTGLKGVGTQIFLNGLLEAEQNGFVLKQYVLADPSHEVAFLWESKLWQEKKTIITYNGKSFDWPQLQTRFTLHKEDLPKLPEQKQIDLLHGSKRIWKNDLSRMKLAQVEEEKLGFHRKGDIPGYLAPIIYLDAVKSGDPETLLKVLEHNEYDLLSLITLYIQATKLLCEGIQEESATTYTNIGKWFGDLSNIETSGKILENVTRQYKKDESGYAYYHLAFQQKKQHNFAKAYHSFIQAIPYIDERQQMIAFIELAKIDEHRHQNYDQALKYTKQAYQLVENSLLWEKDQKKRKLKEIEKRYLRNEKKKLLLGK encoded by the coding sequence ATGTCATATGAAAATAAAATTCTTCAAATGAAGAAGATGCTAAAAAAGGTGACCAAAACTGAACATGAATCTAAAAAAGTGTTTCAAAAGCCTTGCGTACCATCCTATGCGAAACGATGGGAAGAAGCTGGTTTAAAGAGAATCGAAAATGATTATGGCATCGTTTTTTTACTTGAAAAACATTATTCAGCAGACTATCAACATGGCAAATTTCATTTAGGTGAACTTTATGATGCATTTCAATTATGGCAAAGTTCAAACCTTAAACATCCGATTGCATTGACTGATGAAACCAATTTAGTCTTTTATGATACGGAGACTACGGGTTTAAAAGGTGTTGGTACACAGATATTTTTAAATGGTTTACTAGAAGCCGAACAAAATGGATTTGTATTAAAGCAATATGTACTGGCAGACCCAAGTCACGAGGTAGCTTTTTTGTGGGAATCAAAACTTTGGCAGGAAAAGAAAACGATCATTACCTACAATGGTAAGAGTTTCGATTGGCCGCAGCTACAAACACGCTTTACATTGCATAAAGAAGATTTACCGAAGTTACCTGAGCAAAAGCAGATTGACTTATTACATGGCTCTAAACGTATTTGGAAAAATGATTTATCCCGTATGAAACTAGCGCAAGTTGAAGAAGAAAAATTAGGGTTTCATCGTAAGGGGGATATACCAGGTTATTTAGCACCAATTATTTATTTAGATGCAGTAAAAAGCGGGGATCCAGAGACTTTGTTAAAAGTACTTGAACACAATGAGTATGATTTATTATCTTTAATCACTTTATATATTCAGGCAACAAAGTTATTATGTGAGGGAATACAAGAAGAGTCTGCAACTACTTATACGAATATTGGTAAATGGTTTGGCGATTTGTCTAATATAGAAACAAGTGGGAAAATATTAGAAAATGTTACTCGTCAATATAAAAAAGATGAATCAGGTTATGCATATTATCATTTAGCATTCCAACAAAAGAAGCAACACAACTTTGCGAAGGCATATCATTCTTTTATTCAAGCAATTCCCTATATCGACGAACGGCAGCAAATGATTGCTTTTATAGAACTAGCTAAAATTGATGAACACCGTCATCAAAATTATGACCAGGCGCTTAAATATACGAAACAAGCTTATCAACTAGTAGAAAACAGCTTATTATGGGAAAAGGATCAGAAGAAAAGAAAGTTGAAAGAAATTGAAAAAAGATATCTACGCAATGAAAAGAAAAAATTATTGCTTGGGAAATAA
- the recU gene encoding Holliday junction resolvase RecU, translating into MTIRYPNGKKYTPTSKQETNLLKKKDLSYSNRGKTLEEEIDETNEFYLQRNIAVIHKKPVPIQIVKVEYPSRSAAVIREAYFRTPSTTDYNGVYKGYYIDFDAKETENKTSFPLKNVHPHQVSHMESSAKQKGICFLLVRFSSLERYFVVPLEMLLSAWNRMLKGGRKSIPLSEFEGQAFEIHPGYVPRLDYLKAITQLLP; encoded by the coding sequence ATGACTATTCGATATCCAAATGGAAAGAAATACACGCCCACATCAAAGCAAGAGACAAATCTTTTAAAAAAGAAGGATTTATCTTATAGTAATCGTGGGAAAACTCTAGAGGAAGAAATAGATGAGACAAATGAATTTTATCTACAACGGAACATTGCGGTAATTCATAAGAAACCTGTTCCAATACAAATCGTCAAAGTAGAGTATCCATCAAGAAGTGCTGCCGTTATACGAGAAGCATATTTTCGAACACCATCAACAACCGACTACAATGGTGTATATAAAGGTTACTATATTGATTTCGATGCTAAAGAAACAGAAAATAAAACATCATTCCCGTTAAAAAATGTTCACCCTCACCAAGTCTCACATATGGAGTCTTCGGCCAAACAAAAAGGAATATGTTTTTTATTAGTACGTTTCTCTTCCTTAGAACGCTATTTTGTAGTACCTTTAGAAATGCTGTTATCGGCATGGAATAGAATGTTAAAAGGTGGAAGAAAGTCTATTCCCCTAAGTGAGTTTGAGGGACAAGCATTTGAAATACATCCAGGATATGTCCCAAGACTAGATTATTTAAAAGCAATCACACAATTGCTACCATAA